Proteins encoded by one window of Candidatus Nitrosocosmicus hydrocola:
- a CDS encoding 3-dehydroquinate synthase II codes for MNDPSLGKIRKNQNKKIIVKPTGYDDSDLSILPANLKKNELDKFINLVNDLKDEIDLVFINPSEIDSIDKDKVEAFKEKIVFYSKDADYVIVDDSNSEHTQKSASSQSSAPAPNLLEEKVSTNRSRYGIYRNVKSNEDITQIKEYLVSNNFSFVIIELDDWRIIPLENIIASLQSTSIEIFAVAKSIDEVETLFTILELGVDGVVITANSPDEIKKVSNIIHKSKFEIRPAVIEEVVDVGMGERVCIDTVSMLNQGEGMLVGNKSNFLFLIHNESIGSSFTSPRPFRVNAGAVHCYTIIPGGTTNYLSELESGSQVFIVNDKGLARVVVVGRAKIESRPLKLFRAKISDNEHGSIIVQNAETIRFLGKDGSILPVTHAKVGDSILVYSKPPTGRHFGMEVSNEYILEK; via the coding sequence ATGAACGATCCAAGCTTGGGAAAAATAAGAAAAAATCAGAATAAAAAGATCATAGTGAAGCCAACAGGATATGATGATTCTGATTTATCAATCTTGCCAGCAAACCTAAAAAAAAATGAGCTTGATAAATTCATAAATTTGGTTAACGATCTCAAAGACGAAATCGATCTCGTATTTATTAACCCTTCTGAAATAGATTCGATTGATAAAGATAAAGTTGAGGCCTTTAAAGAAAAAATAGTTTTCTATTCCAAGGATGCCGACTATGTGATAGTTGATGATAGTAATTCTGAACATACACAAAAAAGTGCAAGTTCCCAATCATCAGCTCCAGCTCCAAATCTTTTGGAGGAAAAAGTTTCGACCAATCGTTCGAGATATGGAATATACAGAAATGTAAAAAGTAATGAAGACATCACCCAAATCAAAGAATACTTAGTTTCTAATAATTTCAGCTTTGTAATTATCGAATTAGATGATTGGAGAATCATTCCTCTTGAGAATATAATAGCCTCACTTCAAAGTACATCCATTGAAATTTTTGCAGTTGCCAAATCAATCGACGAAGTAGAGACCCTATTTACTATATTGGAATTGGGCGTTGATGGTGTCGTAATTACTGCAAATAGTCCAGATGAAATCAAGAAAGTCAGCAATATCATTCACAAATCCAAATTTGAAATAAGACCTGCGGTAATTGAAGAGGTAGTCGATGTTGGAATGGGTGAAAGGGTATGTATCGATACTGTTTCAATGCTAAATCAAGGAGAAGGGATGCTTGTGGGTAATAAGTCAAATTTCCTGTTTCTAATCCATAATGAATCTATTGGTTCATCTTTTACCTCTCCTAGACCATTCAGAGTCAACGCAGGAGCAGTCCATTGTTATACTATTATTCCAGGAGGAACTACCAATTACCTCTCAGAACTGGAATCTGGAAGTCAGGTCTTTATTGTAAATGACAAGGGGCTCGCAAGAGTTGTTGTTGTTGGACGTGCAAAAATTGAATCAAGACCGTTGAAATTGTTTCGGGCTAAAATCAGTGATAATGAGCATGGAAGCATTATAGTGCAGAATGCAGAAACCATCAGATTCTTAGGAAAAGATGGCAGTATTCTCCCTGTAACTCATGCCAAAGTAGGCGATTCAATTTTAGTTTATTCTAAACCACCAACAGGTAGGCATTTTGGTATGGAGGTATCCAATGAATACATACTAGAAAAATAA
- the tatC gene encoding twin-arginine translocase subunit TatC, with product MTPGDMLFIDHLKELRNRLLKIIVITIAIMVVCTVFGIQLVTVGGHSFYFLVPTVYNNIASQVTLFLSDNLVPPQVELIQTAPGQALYAQIYVAILLSISCAVPLIAREILAFISPAMSITSKRRAILTIILPTAALFFAGVLFSFYLAIPITLTFLYQYGQSIGVLTFLNISDFINFILQFFIAFGISFQLPLIMFFLSYSGLVGLKFWIKNFKFALLIIIVFGAVITPDGSGITMWFISVPMLALYLIGIFLIRLRIQDSNN from the coding sequence ATGACGCCTGGAGATATGCTGTTTATTGATCACCTAAAGGAGCTAAGAAATCGCCTCCTGAAAATTATTGTAATCACAATTGCAATAATGGTTGTCTGTACAGTTTTTGGAATACAGTTGGTGACCGTAGGTGGTCATTCTTTTTATTTTTTGGTTCCCACAGTCTATAACAACATTGCCAGTCAGGTTACTCTATTTTTGAGCGACAATCTTGTACCACCACAGGTAGAGCTTATACAAACAGCCCCAGGGCAAGCCCTATATGCGCAGATTTATGTTGCGATACTTTTGTCGATTTCTTGCGCAGTGCCTCTTATTGCTAGAGAAATCTTGGCTTTCATTAGTCCTGCAATGTCTATTACGAGCAAGAGAAGAGCAATTTTAACGATTATTCTACCTACCGCTGCCTTGTTTTTTGCAGGGGTGTTATTTTCATTTTATTTGGCGATTCCCATTACACTGACTTTCTTGTATCAATATGGACAATCGATTGGCGTTTTAACCTTCTTAAATATCTCTGATTTCATAAACTTTATACTACAATTCTTCATTGCATTTGGAATTTCATTTCAACTACCCCTCATAATGTTTTTTCTTTCTTATAGCGGACTTGTAGGCTTGAAGTTTTGGATAAAAAATTTTAAATTTGCGCTGCTTATTATTATTGTCTTTGGAGCTGTTATTACACCAGATGGAAGTGGAATTACAATGTGGTTTATCTCTGTTCCTATGTTGGCCTTATATTTAATAGGTATTTTCCTGATTAGACTACGAATTCAAGATTCAAATAATTGA
- a CDS encoding shikimate kinase yields MTLSATATMFGAISIVNAIATGKGSTLGISLRVSVKITLEPGHMGISRNFVNDKLVNRIIRTILPNSLIKNHFISINLTSEIPAGWGLKSSSAVSNAVSLACYKLLNDKIYDRSVLNTAVNSSLWAKVSITGAYDDACGCYYGGLVLTDNHYKKLIRRDPVNEELHVLIFLPTGVARGEVKNLTYHKELFNHAFRLALKGDYWKAMNLNGVVTNSILYNNYLPATKALENNCLGVSYSGNGPAIAMVVHKDNVENLKNSLEKLEGKIIHTKANNTKSHVF; encoded by the coding sequence ATGACATTATCAGCAACCGCAACAATGTTTGGAGCGATATCAATTGTAAATGCAATTGCTACTGGAAAAGGGTCTACATTAGGCATATCGTTAAGGGTTTCTGTAAAAATTACATTAGAACCCGGTCATATGGGAATATCTAGAAATTTTGTCAATGACAAGCTAGTTAATAGAATTATCCGGACTATTTTACCCAATAGCTTGATAAAGAATCATTTTATATCTATTAATTTAACTTCAGAGATCCCTGCAGGTTGGGGTCTTAAGAGCTCAAGCGCGGTTTCAAACGCAGTATCTCTTGCATGTTACAAACTATTGAATGACAAAATATATGACAGATCAGTTTTGAATACGGCAGTAAACTCATCACTTTGGGCCAAAGTAAGTATAACAGGAGCATACGATGATGCATGCGGTTGTTATTATGGTGGATTAGTATTGACAGATAATCACTATAAGAAACTGATCAGAAGAGATCCAGTAAACGAAGAGCTGCATGTGCTAATATTTCTGCCTACTGGAGTTGCAAGAGGTGAAGTAAAAAACTTGACTTATCATAAAGAGCTGTTCAATCATGCCTTCAGATTGGCATTAAAAGGTGATTACTGGAAAGCTATGAATTTAAACGGAGTTGTTACCAATTCTATCCTTTATAACAACTATCTGCCTGCTACCAAGGCTTTGGAAAACAATTGTCTGGGTGTAAGCTATTCTGGTAATGGACCCGCGATCGCAATGGTCGTTCATAAAGATAATGTAGAGAATTTAAAAAATTCCTTAGAAAAACTGGAGGGAAAGATTATTCATACTAAAGCGAATAATACCAAATCCCATGTTTTTTAA
- the aroD gene encoding type I 3-dehydroquinate dehydratase, with protein sequence MPRNRKKICVSIPIVDDQTKDKNKELELPLCNIEKAIQKGAEMIECRFDFVKDYSRIDDYLQVLSKYKDQSVYTLRPENEGGQFSNDHSQRIILLKKLIDAKPLFVDIEYDLISKNDVLADIVENSDTRILVSWHDFASTPHQDELINLVNKMRVFSPYLKIVTTAKNINDSLKILNLYQCVDTHVNLVAFAMGEAGAISRILCTVTGDAPFTYAALGNAIAPGQMSIDQMKMFEKLFECKLI encoded by the coding sequence TTGCCAAGAAACAGAAAAAAAATATGTGTATCTATTCCAATTGTAGACGATCAAACCAAAGATAAAAACAAAGAATTAGAATTGCCTCTTTGTAATATAGAAAAAGCGATTCAAAAAGGTGCCGAAATGATTGAGTGTAGGTTTGATTTTGTTAAAGACTATTCACGAATTGACGATTACTTGCAGGTATTGTCAAAATATAAAGATCAAAGTGTGTATACATTAAGACCTGAGAATGAAGGTGGTCAATTTAGTAATGATCATTCTCAACGCATCATTTTGCTTAAAAAATTGATTGATGCGAAACCTCTTTTTGTAGACATAGAATATGATCTCATTTCTAAGAATGATGTGCTAGCTGATATTGTTGAAAATAGTGACACTCGAATCTTAGTGTCCTGGCATGATTTTGCAAGTACTCCTCACCAAGACGAATTAATCAATTTGGTCAACAAGATGAGAGTTTTTAGTCCCTATTTAAAGATTGTTACTACGGCTAAAAACATAAATGATTCCCTTAAAATACTTAATTTATATCAGTGTGTGGATACTCATGTAAATCTGGTTGCATTTGCAATGGGAGAAGCTGGCGCAATCAGCAGGATTTTGTGTACGGTGACAGGTGATGCTCCTTTTACCTATGCAGCTTTAGGTAATGCAATCGCCCCAGGGCAAATGTCAATAGATCAAATGAAAATGTTTGAGAAATTATTTGAGTGCAAGTTGATATAA
- a CDS encoding DNA-methyltransferase — protein MLVRPESIYDKILLGNCNKLLKNIPANTIQLTITSPPYGNAIDYDLHTTKKNTEYYRGVTKVTLEEYLDSMVSVFNDQVFRVTKEGGYCCIVIANEVVNGTLIPLPHLLLSRLVNPSGNWSLHEEIIWHKVTGGTNRYGSFVINPYPKYYRANIMHEFILVLRKGDVKSGRTQRREILPATHEEWTKEIANSVWHIAPVPPGYINHPCPFPEEIPYRLMKIYSYNGDVVLDPFNGSGQTTKVAYNLDRHFLGMDIKQEYVDLAKSRMTSEELHIRPEALIANWKKIASHVV, from the coding sequence GTGCTAGTAAGACCTGAATCAATTTATGACAAGATATTATTGGGTAATTGTAATAAATTATTAAAAAATATACCTGCCAATACAATTCAATTGACTATCACATCTCCCCCATACGGAAACGCAATTGATTATGACTTGCACACAACCAAAAAAAATACAGAGTATTATAGGGGTGTTACCAAGGTTACATTGGAAGAATACTTAGATAGCATGGTATCAGTTTTCAATGATCAGGTTTTTAGAGTAACTAAGGAAGGTGGATATTGCTGCATAGTGATTGCAAATGAAGTTGTTAATGGAACATTAATTCCGTTGCCACATCTACTCTTATCTAGACTTGTAAATCCTAGCGGAAACTGGAGCTTGCATGAAGAGATAATATGGCACAAGGTAACTGGTGGTACAAACCGATATGGATCGTTTGTGATCAATCCCTATCCTAAATATTACCGAGCAAATATCATGCATGAATTTATTCTTGTTTTACGCAAAGGAGATGTTAAAAGTGGTCGTACCCAAAGACGAGAGATACTGCCTGCAACGCATGAAGAATGGACTAAAGAAATTGCCAACTCAGTTTGGCACATAGCTCCTGTTCCTCCAGGATATATCAATCACCCATGTCCTTTTCCAGAAGAAATACCATACAGACTAATGAAAATATATTCTTATAATGGAGATGTTGTTTTGGACCCATTTAACGGAAGCGGTCAGACGACCAAGGTAGCTTATAATTTGGATCGACATTTTCTTGGTATGGATATTAAGCAAGAATACGTAGATTTAGCTAAATCGCGCATGACTAGCGAAGAGCTTCACATTAGGCCCGAAGCCTTAATAGCAAATTGGAAAAAAATTGCCTCACATGTTGTTTAA
- a CDS encoding NAD+ synthase: MDFSQITEVIVNFIKNEIEARKAESVVIGISGGIDSAVLAYLAVMALGKKRVLGLLMPDKDVTPLSDITDGLQVCNLLGIGYKKAEVNSPKQGFNKILERSENRVIEGNLVARIRMCILYYYAAMNSGLVLGSSNKTELFLGYFTKYGDGAADLLPLGDLYKTEIIGLGKYLEIPNAILDKKSSARLWTNQITEVELGLPFSQLDVVVDKLLDLQKNKVYNQISDYKSDFPGIDLQSVQRIQKLIVANQHKLSFPPLCKLPKGI; the protein is encoded by the coding sequence ATGGATTTTAGTCAGATAACTGAAGTAATAGTTAATTTCATAAAAAATGAAATAGAGGCTAGAAAAGCAGAAAGTGTCGTTATTGGAATTTCTGGGGGAATAGACTCCGCAGTACTTGCTTATTTAGCAGTCATGGCATTAGGCAAAAAGAGGGTTTTAGGTCTACTCATGCCAGATAAGGATGTTACTCCATTGAGTGATATCACTGACGGTTTACAAGTATGTAATCTCTTGGGGATAGGGTACAAGAAGGCCGAAGTCAATTCCCCAAAACAAGGTTTCAATAAAATTTTAGAACGCTCTGAAAATAGAGTAATAGAAGGAAATTTGGTTGCACGAATAAGAATGTGCATTTTATATTATTATGCAGCTATGAACAGTGGACTTGTTCTTGGCTCTTCAAATAAAACAGAATTGTTTCTTGGTTATTTTACAAAATATGGAGACGGCGCTGCAGATCTGCTGCCTTTAGGAGACTTGTACAAGACAGAGATCATTGGACTGGGTAAATATCTTGAAATCCCAAATGCAATTTTAGATAAAAAAAGTAGTGCACGCCTCTGGACGAATCAGATAACAGAAGTGGAATTAGGATTACCCTTTAGTCAACTTGATGTTGTTGTTGACAAGCTGCTTGATTTGCAAAAAAATAAGGTATACAACCAAATTTCAGATTACAAAAGTGATTTTCCTGGAATCGATCTACAATCGGTACAACGAATACAAAAACTAATAGTTGCAAACCAACACAAGTTGTCATTTCCACCTCTATGCAAATTGCCAAAAGGTATCTGA
- a CDS encoding 2-amino-3,7-dideoxy-D-threo-hept-6-ulosonate synthase, which yields MVLGKEIRLGRILTNGKMLCIPLDHGISSGPIAGIKNIANLIDQTQDSGLTCFLVNKGIIKALPTPPRIGIIAHMSAATSLGPDPNNKILMGSVKEAIRLGADGVSLHINIGSKEEPKMLFKLGQVADECNEWNIPLIAMMYPRGENIKNPHDPSIVAHAARIGAEAGADIVKTVYTGDPNSFREVVKSCPVPIVIAGGPKSNTDSEILQMCRDAMNAGAIGVTFGRNIFQHKRPNEIIKALHSIIFEKFYNERSKLGKNKKKSE from the coding sequence ATGGTCCTTGGGAAAGAAATACGACTTGGTCGAATTCTGACGAATGGAAAAATGCTTTGTATCCCTTTAGATCATGGGATTAGCAGCGGTCCAATCGCAGGAATCAAGAATATAGCTAATTTGATTGATCAAACCCAAGATTCTGGTTTGACATGTTTTCTTGTAAACAAGGGCATAATAAAAGCGCTCCCTACGCCACCAAGGATTGGCATTATTGCACACATGTCAGCTGCTACATCACTTGGCCCTGATCCGAACAACAAAATTTTGATGGGATCGGTTAAGGAGGCAATAAGACTAGGCGCTGATGGAGTATCCTTGCACATAAACATAGGTTCAAAAGAAGAGCCAAAAATGTTGTTTAAACTTGGACAAGTTGCTGATGAATGTAATGAGTGGAATATTCCCTTAATAGCAATGATGTATCCGAGGGGTGAAAATATAAAGAATCCTCATGATCCTTCTATTGTAGCTCATGCTGCTAGGATTGGTGCAGAGGCAGGAGCTGACATTGTAAAAACCGTCTATACAGGCGACCCTAATTCATTTAGAGAAGTGGTAAAAAGTTGCCCTGTTCCAATTGTGATTGCAGGGGGTCCAAAATCAAATACTGATTCAGAAATATTGCAAATGTGTAGAGATGCCATGAATGCAGGAGCAATTGGAGTAACTTTTGGAAGAAACATTTTTCAACATAAAAGGCCTAATGAAATAATAAAAGCCTTGCATTCTATAATATTTGAGAAGTTTTACAATGAACGATCCAAGCTTGGGAAAAATAAGAAAAAATCAGAATAA
- the aroE gene encoding shikimate dehydrogenase, whose product MSGIGTKPSAANEGVNIKSKAFCIIGNPIEHSLSPLMQNAAFRHANLNYSYIAFKVPADELQGAVESMRKIRMAGFNVTIPHKVEIVKLLDKLSDEASLAGSVNTVNNENGQLVGYNTDIDGVLEPIEKRISNFNGLNVLILGAGGSCRAALVGLARKKGINTISIFNRDQSKLHRVIRLGFDLNLNCIPFKFEDIVKLSEVSMKSDLIINTTSIGLQGEKSPVITDFIRKDTVVFDIVYKPINTDLIENAKKAGAKIIFGYEMLLSQGYKAFEIWTGMKAPREIMKQALFGIFGEPK is encoded by the coding sequence ATGAGTGGCATTGGAACTAAGCCTTCAGCTGCCAATGAAGGAGTTAATATTAAGTCCAAAGCTTTTTGTATTATTGGAAACCCTATTGAACATTCGCTGTCTCCGCTGATGCAAAATGCGGCCTTTAGACATGCAAATCTCAATTATTCATACATTGCATTCAAGGTTCCAGCAGACGAACTCCAAGGGGCTGTTGAATCAATGAGGAAAATAAGGATGGCAGGATTTAATGTTACCATTCCTCACAAAGTTGAAATTGTAAAGTTGTTGGACAAGTTAAGTGATGAGGCCTCGCTTGCTGGCTCTGTCAATACGGTAAACAATGAAAATGGCCAACTGGTCGGATACAATACTGATATTGATGGGGTTCTGGAACCTATAGAAAAAAGAATTTCTAATTTTAACGGCTTAAATGTATTAATACTCGGTGCTGGAGGATCATGTAGAGCTGCACTTGTTGGATTAGCAAGAAAAAAAGGGATTAATACCATAAGTATATTTAACAGGGATCAAAGTAAACTACACAGAGTAATCCGTTTAGGATTTGATTTAAATCTAAACTGTATACCTTTTAAGTTTGAAGATATCGTCAAATTGTCTGAGGTCAGTATGAAATCGGACCTAATCATAAATACTACCTCGATTGGATTGCAAGGGGAAAAAAGTCCGGTAATCACGGATTTCATTCGAAAGGATACCGTTGTTTTTGATATAGTATACAAGCCAATAAATACAGACTTGATTGAAAACGCTAAAAAGGCTGGTGCGAAAATCATATTTGGGTATGAAATGTTACTATCTCAAGGATATAAGGCATTTGAAATCTGGACAGGAATGAAGGCGCCAAGAGAGATAATGAAACAAGCACTGTTTGGAATTTTTGGTGAGCCAAAATAA